One window from the genome of Myxococcales bacterium encodes:
- a CDS encoding lysine--tRNA ligase has protein sequence MAHDPQTAGEAPGGPVESTLDRIIEERRIKGRKLAELGSAPYRNDLRPTHTIGQVRVAYETSKPAPPAPSAPGEAAAAKKSDGITPIDGKQVLVAGRLIARRGFGKTVFAPIRDATGDIQLYLSVEHLAASDFEQILPQLDVGDFVAAQGTVFWTKRGEMSVLAERLYVVTKSLRPLPDKWHGLTDIDLRYRQRYVDLAVSPDVREVFVKRSRIVRGIREFFDARGFLEVETPMMHPIVGGAAARPFETHHNALDMQLYMRIAPELYLKRLLVGGLDRVYEVNRNFRNEGLSRRHNPEFTMLEFYWAYHNVGDLMDLTEELVAGLARSVCGTTDLVWEGTPIALGGPWTRITVRQAVAQHAGLAAADAAALFEDPARAVELALTCGVAAGAVVDALMHRLPAEVAHRPALVTAIKGFADAAARPGIVAQIVASYAEPEDARVVAGHLGFLVFEAKAEAHLVQPTFLTEFPLAVSPLARRNEADPAFCDRFELFVCGKEIANGFSELNDPDDQRARFTAQIAAKAAGAGETMDYDHDYCNALEVGMPPTAGEGIGIDRLAMMLTDQASIRDVILFPLMRPE, from the coding sequence ATGGCTCACGACCCACAAACCGCTGGCGAGGCCCCAGGCGGCCCCGTCGAAAGTACGCTCGATCGCATCATCGAAGAGCGTCGGATCAAGGGCCGCAAACTGGCCGAACTCGGCAGCGCGCCGTACCGCAACGACCTGCGCCCGACGCATACGATTGGCCAAGTTCGCGTGGCCTACGAAACCAGCAAGCCCGCGCCGCCGGCGCCCTCCGCACCCGGCGAAGCCGCGGCCGCCAAAAAAAGCGACGGCATCACGCCCATCGATGGCAAGCAAGTGCTCGTCGCCGGGCGGCTCATCGCGCGCCGCGGCTTTGGCAAGACGGTGTTTGCGCCGATTCGCGATGCTACCGGTGACATCCAACTGTATCTCAGCGTCGAGCACCTCGCGGCGAGCGATTTTGAGCAAATTCTGCCGCAACTCGATGTCGGCGATTTTGTCGCGGCGCAAGGCACGGTGTTTTGGACCAAGCGCGGCGAAATGTCGGTGCTCGCCGAGCGCCTCTACGTCGTCACCAAGTCCCTGCGGCCCCTGCCAGACAAGTGGCATGGCCTAACCGATATCGATCTGCGCTATCGCCAGCGCTACGTCGATCTGGCGGTATCGCCCGACGTGCGCGAGGTCTTCGTCAAGCGCTCGCGCATCGTGCGCGGTATTCGCGAATTTTTTGATGCGCGGGGGTTTCTCGAGGTCGAGACCCCGATGATGCATCCCATCGTCGGCGGCGCCGCGGCGCGGCCGTTTGAGACTCATCACAATGCGCTCGACATGCAGCTTTACATGCGCATCGCGCCTGAGCTCTATCTCAAGCGTTTGCTGGTGGGCGGGCTCGACCGTGTCTACGAGGTCAATCGCAACTTCCGCAACGAAGGGTTGTCGCGTCGGCACAACCCCGAGTTCACCATGCTCGAGTTTTACTGGGCGTATCACAACGTGGGTGATTTGATGGACCTCACCGAGGAACTCGTGGCAGGCCTCGCGCGCAGCGTTTGTGGCACGACGGACCTGGTGTGGGAGGGCACGCCAATCGCGCTAGGGGGGCCGTGGACGCGCATCACCGTGCGCCAGGCGGTGGCACAGCATGCAGGGCTTGCCGCCGCCGACGCCGCCGCGCTCTTTGAAGACCCGGCCCGCGCCGTCGAGCTCGCGCTAACATGCGGCGTCGCGGCTGGCGCCGTGGTCGACGCGCTAATGCATCGGCTGCCCGCCGAGGTGGCGCATCGCCCCGCGCTCGTCACCGCCATCAAGGGCTTTGCCGATGCCGCGGCACGGCCCGGCATCGTCGCGCAGATCGTCGCCAGCTACGCCGAGCCCGAAGACGCGCGCGTCGTCGCCGGCCACCTGGGGTTCCTCGTGTTCGAGGCCAAGGCCGAAGCGCACCTGGTGCAGCCGACGTTTCTCACCGAGTTTCCGCTCGCGGTTTCGCCCCTGGCGCGCCGCAACGAGGCCGATCCGGCATTTTGCGATCGCTTCGAGTTGTTCGTTTGTGGCAAAGAAATCGCCAACGGGTTTTCCGAGCTCAACGACCCCGACGACCAACGCGCGCGCTTTACGGCGCAAATTGCGGCCAAGGCCGCCGGCGCCGGCGAGACCATGGACTACGATCACGACTACTGCAATGCGCTCGAGGTCGGCATGCCGCCGACGGCGGGCGAGGGCATCGGCATCGATCGCCTGGCGATGATGCTCACTGATCAAGCCTCGATTCGCGACGTCATCTTGTTTCCGTTGATGCGCCCCGAATGA